Genomic window (Synergistaceae bacterium):
ACTGTTGACTAGAGCACGCCAAGGTGTGATCATATACATTCCTAAAGGATGTGACCTTGATGACACGCGTAAATGTAGTTTTTATGATGGGACATATAACTATTTAAAAAAGCTTGGTATTCATGAAATATAAAAACTTGCAATATTAAGGCGTAATGGTGACGAATAATACATTAAATTTTGCGCTTACTGAAGGTAGCTGTCTCCATAAAAATAATAAATGTTAGAAAAAGCATAATTAGTATAAAATTTAGTTATTAATGTTTTTCTAAAAACCAAGCTGTTTGACAAGACTAAAAATAAACAATACTATAAACTTGTCTTAGCAAGTAGAAATGAAGAAGTATTGAGGTTTCAAATAAACACTTTAGTTGTTGTTTTTTCAAATCCCTTGCGTTTCACCAAAATATTTGCGAGGGTTTTTTTATTGTAAGTCATTATAAAATCCTTAAAATCAACAGAAAATGGAGGTGGAAGAATGGACGTGGATAGTAGCGGCATAAATCCTGATGGGTTAGATCGAAGTTTAATAAGTTGCCTGCATAAGGATTGCTTGCTCATGTCCGCATTCAGTTCTTCTGCTGAACTTTAAACTTTATTCCCCCGGTTTATGTCTTGCTTCCAAATAGCAACCCGACAATGAGTCGAAAGTGACAAGGAGGTACAGACAAATGAAAGAAAGAATCAAAAAATTAACAACTGCTCAGATTACAGCGAATATTTTAAAACCTAATGAAACTAACAGTAGATTACGAGAGATTTCCACTCTCGACACAGATGATGTTTTGACTGCTCTTAACACCTCCTTTAAGGGGCATAACGAAGATGAAGTAGAAGAGATGCGCGATCTTTACGGATCTAATAAGGTGACACACGGCAAAAAAAAGTCTCTTTTAAAAAGAATTTTTGAAGTTTTTGTTGACCCTTTTATAGCTATTCTCTTTACTTTAGCCCTAGTTTCCTTTGTAACAGACGTACTGTTAGTTGATGTAGGAGAAAAGAATTACACTACAGTTATCATCATTTTAACAATGGTTTTGATTAGCGGAGCTCTTCGTTTTGTACAAGAAACACGTGGTGGCAATGCAGCGGAACGATTGATTGAAATGGTAAAGATAACTACTGCTATAGAACGGCAAGAGACAGGCAGAGAAGAAATACCACTAGAAGATGTTGTGGTTGGAGACATTGTTTATCTCGCAGCCGGAGACTTAGTTCCAGCGGACGTTCGAGTTCTGAGGGCAAAGGACCTTTTCTTAAGTCAATCTTCATTAACAGGTGAAAGTGAGCCTGTTGAAAAAATCCCAAAAGTTATAAAAGAAGGAGAATATGACACTCTTACTGAATACCATAATCTAGCTTTTATGGGAAGTACAGTAGTTAGTGGTGCAGCTACATGTGTAGTAGTAGCAACGGGAGATAGTACTCTTTTTGGTTCAATCGCAAAAAGCATTGTAACTAAGCCCATTCAAACAAGTTTTGAAAAAGGTGTCAACGCTGTATCCTGGGTACTAATAAGATTCATGTTAGTTATGGTCCCTCTTGTATTCTTCATTAACGGATTTACAAAGGGAGACTGGCTTGGGGCATTGTTATTTGCCATATCCGTGGCGGTTGGACTGACACCTGAAATGTTGCCTATGATTGTGACAACGTGTCTTGCAAAAGGTGCAGTAGCCATGTCCAAGAAAAAAACGATAATTAAAAACCTTAATTCAATACAGAATTTAGGTTCAATGGATGTTTTATGTACAGATAAAACCGGAACTTTGACTCAAGACAAGGTCGTTCTTGAGTACCATCTAGATATACACGGCAAAAAAGATGCACGTGTTTTACGACACGCATTTCTAAACAGCTACTATCAAACTGGATTAAAAAACTTGATGGACCTATCGATAATAGATTGTACAGAGAAAGAAAGTGAGGATGAACCTTCCTTACAGGGGCTCTCTACCTACTACAACAAGATAGACGAAATTCCTTTTGATTTTACACGACGTCGTATGAGTGTGGTGGTAGCAGATAAAAACGGAAAAACACAGATGATAACAAAAGGTGCTGTGGAAGAAATGCTTTCCATCTGTACTTATGCAGAATATAAAGGAAAGGTTGAACCTTTAACAGACGCAATAAAAGAGCATATTTTGGCAACCATGGCAGATCTTAACGATGACGGTATGAGGGTTATAGCCGTAGCCCAAAAAACGAACCCTTCCCCTGCCGGAGCATTTTCTGTATTAGATGAATCGGATATGGTTTTAATGGGATATCTTGCGTTTCTTGACCCGCCGAAGGAGACGACTGCAGCAGCAATAAAGGCTCTTAATGATCATGGAGTGGCTGTGAAAATTCTCACCGGAGACAATGACAGAGTTACATTAAGCATTTGTGACAAAGTGGGACTTGAGGTAGACAATATATTGCTAGGTTCGGATGTAGAAAATATGACAACGGACGAACTGAAGCAAAGTATTGAAACTACCAATGTTTTTGCCAAACTTTCTCCCCAACAGAAAGCCACTATAGTCTCTTTGTTAAGGGAGAATGGTCATGTGGTAGGGTACATGGGAGACGGCATAAATGATGCTCCTGCAATGAAAGCGTCAGATGTGGGTAATTCTGGTGACACTGCAGTTGATATAGCGAAAGAATCTGCACACGTAGTTCTTCTTAAAAAAGATTTAATGGTGTTAGAAAGCGGCATTATTGAGGGAAGAAAAACTTATGCCAACATGATTAAGTATATCAAAATTACGGCTAGCTCTAATTTTGGAAATATATTTTCAATACTGATTGCCAGTGCCTTTCTTCCATTTTTGCCCATGGCTTCAATTCATTTGATATTACTCAATTTGATTTACGATATAACCTGTACTGCCATGCCATGGGATAATGTTGATAAAGAATATGTAATGACACCAAGGAGATGGGATCCTTCTTCTATAACGAAGTTTATGATCTGGTTAGGGCCAACTAGTTCTGTATTTGATATTACAACCTACCTACTGTTATATTTTATAATATGCCCCGCAATGACAGGCGGGCTGCTATTTCATCAGCTAACAGATCCTGCTTTACAAGCTTACTATATAGCACTATTTCAAGCCGGATGGTTTATTGAGTCTATGTGGAGTCAGGTGCTCGTAATTCATATGATAAGAACACCTAAGATCCCATTTATACAGAGTAGAGCATCTTTCCCTGTGTTTGGGCTTACTTTTGCTGGAACTATACTCCTAACAATTATTCCTTTTACAGCACTAGGTTCAGCAATCGGACTTGCTCCATTGCCCCCAATCTATTTTTTCTGGCTAGCTTTAACCGTAGCTTGCTACATGGCTCTTACAACTGTATTTAAAAAAATATATGTAAAAAGATATGGTGAATTACTGTAGAATTTATAATATGAAAAACTCAGAAACAACAGGAAAAACACAACAAGCATCTCACATACTTTGTCGAGGTGCTTGTTTTTATATGTCAGTTATATCTAAATATTTTGTGTATAATTAGATACAAAGTGATAGTAGATGTAATTCGCCAAAAAAAGATAAAAGATGTACTATATAATAATTATGTAAGGTTTATAAATTGAAATAAAGCTACTTATGTCTAGCCAATTGTTTTGTATAAGATAAGAGTCTAATTTTCATTAAGAAAGTCTATTTTTATAAATAAGAAAGAGGTTTTTTGGATGAAGCAAACAGATTTACTTATTATTGGAGGTAGTGCTGGCGGGATTTTAAGTGCTACGATGGCACGAAAAGCATATGGCAATATCGATATTACTCTTATACGGGAAACAAAAACTGTTATGGTACCCTGTGGCATTCCCTATATTTATGGCACATTACGCAGCACTCAAAAGAACATAATTCCAGATAAGGCTCTACAAGATGCCAATGTAAACTTAATTATTGATACCGTAACAAAAATTGATAAAGAAAATAGAACAGCAACCACCAAAACAGGAGAAACCTATACTTTTAAAAAACTTATTCTTGCGACCGGTTCACTGCCAATTATTCCATCTTTTATTCCTGGATACGATTTGAAAAATGTGTTTGCAGTATACAAGAACCAAAAATACTTAGATGATTTGCTAGGAAAAGTTGATAAAGCAGAAAATATAGCAGTAATAGGCGGAGGATTCATTGGTATAGAATTTGCAGAACAGATAAGTATGCTTGGGAAAAAAGTAACTCTTCTAGAGATGGCGGATGCGTGCTTATGGCAGGCTTTCGACAAAGACTTTACAGACGATATAGAAAATATAATGAGAGAAAAGGGCATTTCCGTTCTAACCAATACAAAGGTAAAGAAAATATTAGGAAATGGCTCAGTAGAAGCTCTTGAACTAGAAAATGGTGAAAAAGTGGCAGCAGATTTAGTTATTCTAGGGCTTGGAGTTAAACCTAATAGCAAATTGGCAGAAGAATCAGGAATCAATGTAAATAAAAATGGTGCTATTGTTGTGGATCAGTACACCAGAACAAGTGATCCTAATATTTTTGCGGTAGGCGATTGCGCAGAAAAGAAATGTTTCTTTACAAATAAGGATGTGTCAGTTCTGCTCGCTTCTACAGCTGCAATGGAAGCAAAAATAGCAGGATGCAATGTATTTCAACTTAGACTTGTAAGAGCGAATAAAGGCACAATTAGCACATTTTCAACGCAGATTTTTGGAAAAACTTTTACAGCAGCAGGTTTAACTGAAGCCAGCGCAAAGAAAGAAGGCTTTGCAATTCATACAGGCGTCTTTACGACAATGGATCGTCATCCAGGTTCGCTTCCCGGAACGCAAAAGGTGAATATCAAGTTAATATTCTCGAAATGTTCCGGAGTTATACTTGGCGCACAAATTTCAGGAGGAGATTCTGTAGGCGAAATGATTAACATATTGAGCCTAGCAATTCAGAAGGGTCTTACTGCAACAGAATTAAATACATTCCAAGTTGCAACGCATCCACTCGTGTCTGCGTCACCTATAGCTTATCCTATAAACGCGGCAGCTATGAATGCTGTTGCACATAGTTGCAACCACTTAAACGAGGGGCTAAAAATTTAAAATATAAATTGGAAAAAGAATGGAATCTCTTTTATTAAAATGCAGCTCCTGAATTAAGGGCTGCATTTTAAGTATTTTTACATTTGTATTTAATTTAATATTAGTTAATACTGCATTAGAAATGTAATATTTATTAAAAGTAGAAGGAGAGCATGAAATATGATAGAAAAAGTTTTTAAAATGACAACTGGCAACGAAAAAACAATTGAGCCTGTTATTCAAGACGAACTATTGCACTATATGCATATGATATTAAATAAAGACGAGGCACTTCCCGTTCATTTTTCAAACTCAAACGTATACATGACTGTTTTGAGAGGGACCTTATCCATAGCTTTGGGAGAGCAAGAAACCCATGAGTATTCTTCTCACACCATATTGAAAATTCCTGAAGGAACCAAGATGAACGTAAGAAATTTATATGATGAGACTTTAGAAATAACGGTTGTAAAAGTTCCTGCGCCATAATAGACATTAGTAAGATAGAGCTTTACAAGCTGAATAATAGTTAAACAAGCTAAAATTTGTAAGAGGGGATGACAATCTGTCATCCCCTCTTTTTTTTTGTGAATTACGGATGTAATTTAAATTGACATCTGAGCATTATCATTTAGTATTAATATATAAATGACATATGTCAATAACAGGGGTGATAGATATGCTAAGAAAAGATGGTACAGGGCCACATGGACGAGGGACAATGAGCGGTCGAGGCATGTTTTTTTGTGTGAAAGAAATTGAAGAAGATAGCCCTAATATGCAAAATGAATTTATGCGTGAAAGGAAATTTTGGTCTGGGAGGGGACGATGTAGATTTCGTAACCATTCAAATTTAGAAGAAGAAACAGCGAATAGAGAAATAAGACGTGTTCTTTTGAATCGTTTATATCAAAAATAGAAAAAAATTATAGAAATTAAAAGTAACACCAAATTTTAATGCCATTTATGAAAGGAAGTGATGTCACTGCCAAGGCCTATAAAATTCAGAAAAATATGTTCTCTCCCGAAGAAGAACCGTTTTGGCCCTCTCGGAAAAACGGGTGAGACAGCTGAGGTTGTGCTTTTAACGTTAGATGAATATGAGGCTTTAAGACTAATTGATCTTGAACGTCTAACTCAAGAAGAATGCGCTCAGAGAATGAATGTGGCAAGAACTACTGTGCAAGGGATATATACAGAGGCAAGAAAAAAGATGACAGATTCTTTGGTAAATGGCAAGACTCTCATCATACAAGGCGGGCAATATGAAATGTGTGATGGAAAAGATAAAATTTGTAGGCGCAGACGTTGTTGTAATAAAATAAATACT
Coding sequences:
- a CDS encoding DUF5320 domain-containing protein, producing the protein MLRKDGTGPHGRGTMSGRGMFFCVKEIEEDSPNMQNEFMRERKFWSGRGRCRFRNHSNLEEETANREIRRVLLNRLYQK
- a CDS encoding FAD-dependent oxidoreductase, which gives rise to MKQTDLLIIGGSAGGILSATMARKAYGNIDITLIRETKTVMVPCGIPYIYGTLRSTQKNIIPDKALQDANVNLIIDTVTKIDKENRTATTKTGETYTFKKLILATGSLPIIPSFIPGYDLKNVFAVYKNQKYLDDLLGKVDKAENIAVIGGGFIGIEFAEQISMLGKKVTLLEMADACLWQAFDKDFTDDIENIMREKGISVLTNTKVKKILGNGSVEALELENGEKVAADLVILGLGVKPNSKLAEESGINVNKNGAIVVDQYTRTSDPNIFAVGDCAEKKCFFTNKDVSVLLASTAAMEAKIAGCNVFQLRLVRANKGTISTFSTQIFGKTFTAAGLTEASAKKEGFAIHTGVFTTMDRHPGSLPGTQKVNIKLIFSKCSGVILGAQISGGDSVGEMINILSLAIQKGLTATELNTFQVATHPLVSASPIAYPINAAAMNAVAHSCNHLNEGLKI
- a CDS encoding DUF134 domain-containing protein, whose amino-acid sequence is MPRPIKFRKICSLPKKNRFGPLGKTGETAEVVLLTLDEYEALRLIDLERLTQEECAQRMNVARTTVQGIYTEARKKMTDSLVNGKTLIIQGGQYEMCDGKDKICRRRRCCNKINTEIDEI
- the mgtA gene encoding magnesium-translocating P-type ATPase, encoding MKERIKKLTTAQITANILKPNETNSRLREISTLDTDDVLTALNTSFKGHNEDEVEEMRDLYGSNKVTHGKKKSLLKRIFEVFVDPFIAILFTLALVSFVTDVLLVDVGEKNYTTVIIILTMVLISGALRFVQETRGGNAAERLIEMVKITTAIERQETGREEIPLEDVVVGDIVYLAAGDLVPADVRVLRAKDLFLSQSSLTGESEPVEKIPKVIKEGEYDTLTEYHNLAFMGSTVVSGAATCVVVATGDSTLFGSIAKSIVTKPIQTSFEKGVNAVSWVLIRFMLVMVPLVFFINGFTKGDWLGALLFAISVAVGLTPEMLPMIVTTCLAKGAVAMSKKKTIIKNLNSIQNLGSMDVLCTDKTGTLTQDKVVLEYHLDIHGKKDARVLRHAFLNSYYQTGLKNLMDLSIIDCTEKESEDEPSLQGLSTYYNKIDEIPFDFTRRRMSVVVADKNGKTQMITKGAVEEMLSICTYAEYKGKVEPLTDAIKEHILATMADLNDDGMRVIAVAQKTNPSPAGAFSVLDESDMVLMGYLAFLDPPKETTAAAIKALNDHGVAVKILTGDNDRVTLSICDKVGLEVDNILLGSDVENMTTDELKQSIETTNVFAKLSPQQKATIVSLLRENGHVVGYMGDGINDAPAMKASDVGNSGDTAVDIAKESAHVVLLKKDLMVLESGIIEGRKTYANMIKYIKITASSNFGNIFSILIASAFLPFLPMASIHLILLNLIYDITCTAMPWDNVDKEYVMTPRRWDPSSITKFMIWLGPTSSVFDITTYLLLYFIICPAMTGGLLFHQLTDPALQAYYIALFQAGWFIESMWSQVLVIHMIRTPKIPFIQSRASFPVFGLTFAGTILLTIIPFTALGSAIGLAPLPPIYFFWLALTVACYMALTTVFKKIYVKRYGELL